One part of the Tunicatimonas pelagia genome encodes these proteins:
- a CDS encoding RNA polymerase sigma factor: MVLEEFKTRVLPVKNKLYRFALRFLNNEDEAQDVVQEVFIKAWNQREDLHLYRSVEAWCMQVTRNLSLNRLKSGHYRNTQELTDGQQVHHAPSPYDRAETRDVLQTIDQLLQRLPRAQQQVLQLRDMEGYAYQEISDVLEMPLAQVKVNLFRARKALREQLTKMNAYGIDHHP; this comes from the coding sequence ATGGTACTGGAAGAGTTTAAAACCCGCGTACTCCCCGTCAAGAATAAGCTGTATCGCTTCGCGTTGCGCTTCTTAAATAATGAAGATGAAGCCCAAGATGTGGTGCAGGAAGTATTTATTAAAGCGTGGAACCAGCGGGAAGATCTTCACCTGTACCGCAGCGTAGAGGCTTGGTGCATGCAAGTGACCCGTAACCTCTCGCTAAACCGACTAAAATCAGGACATTACCGCAATACGCAGGAACTTACTGACGGCCAGCAGGTGCACCACGCTCCGTCACCGTACGATCGTGCCGAAACGCGGGATGTACTACAAACGATCGATCAATTGCTGCAACGCTTACCGCGAGCTCAGCAACAGGTACTACAGTTACGCGACATGGAAGGCTACGCTTATCAGGAGATTAGCGATGTGCTGGAAATGCCCCTCGCGCAAGTAAAAGTAAACCTGTTTCGAGCACGGAAGGCGCTGCGCGAACAACTCACAAAAATGAATGCTTATGGAATTGACCACCATCCGTGA